A genome region from Streptomyces antimycoticus includes the following:
- a CDS encoding UTRA domain-containing protein, giving the protein MASRGHGIWRQSSIDGLLSGWSQEWIQVDMLPELDAAVHAVEPLDTILRQMCGVTPVRAWCRVTSVLPDRRVTEGLETAHNRPVWLVESLSRDAASKRAVMCGSTWSRPDSIRIIVELDGPVTP; this is encoded by the coding sequence GTGGCATCCCGAGGACACGGCATCTGGCGGCAGTCATCCATCGACGGCCTGCTCAGCGGCTGGTCCCAGGAGTGGATCCAGGTCGACATGCTGCCGGAGCTGGACGCGGCCGTGCACGCAGTGGAGCCGCTGGACACGATCCTGCGGCAGATGTGCGGGGTGACCCCGGTCCGCGCCTGGTGCCGGGTGACCAGCGTGCTGCCCGACCGGCGGGTGACGGAGGGGCTGGAGACGGCGCACAACCGGCCGGTGTGGCTGGTGGAGAGCCTGAGCAGGGACGCGGCCTCCAAACGCGCGGTGATGTGCGGCTCCACCTGGTCCCGACCGGACAGCATCCGGATCATCGTCGAGCTCGACGGCCCGGTCACCCCCTGA
- the phnE gene encoding phosphonate ABC transporter, permease protein PhnE: MAGLSAATALLLCVSGGVWAFIALRLNIATLTDSADNAVDFLSRTLPLDFPPAGELLSLIWQTLAIVVSATVLSVVLSVPLALLAARNTTPGAGARLASRGLIVLCRAVPEVVFAITAFRVFGLGGMTGVVALGVHSVGMVGKLYADAVEQTDEGPRTALRATGAGRLQQITAAVLPQALPSLVATALHRLDINLRASAVLGFVGVNGLGYALSTAITTLDYQRAMAIALVLLLLCFVAESISGAIRRTLLQDVTAVRRPRRPRPERKGARRDRRPGGTAPARPSSGATAATTAIATAASVAHGGTSVRRSLPRWDARRIRRTTWLVLTVALVVASALRSGLSWSTLRRGAESFFPTLGDFLPPGTGGIGDQLWADLWVTLQIALAGTLIGLVLALPLGTLAARNVVGSPRVARFFRTVILLVRAIPELVLAIVFVVVTGLGAVSGALALGVGSVGLLGKLVADSLEETDPGPARALVATGARRHQVFFGSVLPRAWPAVVGHLLYQLDVNLRSATLLGIVGAGGIGYDLLNAARVLQFPVVTTIVLMVLALVLLIEGLAVWVRKVYA, encoded by the coding sequence GTGGCCGGGCTCAGCGCGGCCACGGCCCTGCTGCTGTGTGTGAGCGGCGGGGTGTGGGCGTTCATCGCGCTCCGGCTCAACATCGCCACGCTCACCGACAGCGCGGACAACGCGGTGGACTTCCTGTCGCGGACGTTGCCACTGGACTTCCCACCGGCCGGTGAACTCCTCTCGTTGATCTGGCAGACGCTGGCCATCGTGGTCTCCGCCACCGTGCTCTCGGTGGTGCTCAGCGTGCCGCTGGCCCTGCTGGCAGCCCGCAACACCACCCCGGGAGCCGGCGCCCGTCTCGCCTCGCGCGGTCTGATCGTGCTCTGCCGCGCGGTCCCCGAGGTGGTCTTCGCCATCACCGCCTTCCGGGTGTTCGGGCTGGGCGGGATGACGGGTGTGGTGGCGCTCGGTGTCCACTCCGTCGGCATGGTGGGCAAGCTGTACGCCGACGCCGTGGAGCAGACCGACGAGGGCCCGCGCACCGCACTGCGCGCGACCGGCGCCGGGCGGCTGCAGCAGATCACCGCGGCGGTGCTGCCGCAGGCGCTGCCGTCCCTGGTGGCGACCGCGCTGCACCGGCTCGACATCAACCTGCGCGCGTCGGCCGTGCTCGGCTTCGTCGGCGTCAACGGTCTGGGGTACGCGCTGTCCACGGCGATCACCACCCTGGACTACCAGCGGGCGATGGCGATCGCCCTGGTCCTGCTGCTGCTCTGCTTCGTCGCCGAGTCCATCTCCGGTGCCATCCGGCGCACGCTGCTCCAGGACGTCACCGCGGTGCGGCGGCCCCGCCGCCCGCGCCCGGAGCGAAAGGGCGCGCGCCGCGACCGGCGGCCGGGCGGCACGGCTCCGGCCCGCCCGTCCTCCGGCGCCACCGCGGCCACCACCGCTATCGCCACCGCGGCGTCCGTGGCACACGGTGGCACGTCCGTACGCCGCAGCCTGCCGCGCTGGGACGCCCGGCGGATCCGCCGCACCACCTGGCTGGTGCTCACCGTCGCCCTGGTCGTGGCCTCGGCCCTCCGCTCCGGCCTGTCCTGGAGCACTCTGCGGCGCGGCGCCGAGTCGTTCTTCCCGACGCTGGGCGACTTCCTGCCGCCGGGCACCGGTGGGATCGGCGACCAGCTCTGGGCCGATCTGTGGGTCACCCTGCAGATCGCGCTCGCGGGCACCCTCATCGGGCTGGTCCTGGCGCTGCCGCTGGGAACCCTCGCGGCGCGGAACGTGGTGGGGTCGCCCCGGGTGGCCCGGTTCTTCCGCACGGTCATCCTCCTGGTGCGGGCCATCCCGGAACTCGTCCTGGCGATCGTCTTCGTCGTCGTGACCGGCCTGGGCGCGGTCTCCGGCGCGCTCGCCCTCGGCGTCGGTTCGGTCGGCCTGCTCGGCAAGCTGGTGGCCGACTCCCTGGAGGAGACCGACCCGGGCCCGGCCCGGGCCCTGGTCGCCACCGGTGCCCGCAGGCACCAGGTGTTCTTCGGATCCGTTCTGCCCCGGGCCTGGCCGGCGGTGGTGGGACACCTGCTCTACCAGCTGGATGTCAATCTGCGCTCGGCGACCCTGCTCGGCATCGTCGGCGCCGGTGGCATCGGCTACGACCTGCTGAACGCGGCCCGGGTGCTGCAGTTCCCGGTGGTCACCACCATCGTCCTGATGGTGCTGGCGCTGGTGCTGCTCATCGAGGGACTGGCCGTCTGGGTGCGCAAGGTGTACGCCTGA